A window from Pangasianodon hypophthalmus isolate fPanHyp1 chromosome 4, fPanHyp1.pri, whole genome shotgun sequence encodes these proteins:
- the shroom4 gene encoding protein Shroom4 isoform X2 produces MCSSQSWVSGAVNTLETDEIEEGGKAAECKKLRVGDELVNINGSALYGSRQEALILIKGSYRVLKIVVRRRTVPLIHPHSWHLVKLSEAPSVPGSAGSSDGPLAMQLHPTPFSVPWHSGGDSELSMPLGHLSRHYSTDRSSSVGSMESLENPPSQGYYDSQLSPIDPAIFNNKRDSAYSSFSASSNTSDYTVSLRPEENSSMDSLLQGFGPSCRFTEGHPHSAASGPGELHCEEGILKSRPLPHRPEAKVRPSSYSYEEDKCGPPQPPMRKDSFRATRGLPEVLDKRCVSAPVGVSSLTCCTIEDPPHIRKALNGSMCLNGPDNDQDLKGNKAEPYYTINSQKELFTDNKVSSKEGCQKSSHFQPLDRHSPRPSPPTAESLDSQLNHLDNNPQPRMHRHSAPEKLLVSQLHMIELSSDNSAHSMSPPSLWSNTLHPREELREDSPAVAQGKWGGSRCSTPGSLTTSELEEHRAEGEPFDSGQILTPIQHTWGRSVSVPGETIGNGFTESGPCIESQLHERGFETISAASSMDTLLENQEQGEGKSDDGEISKPPQKRQFRSSKSRRRSERFATNLRNEIQRKKAQLHKSKGPGGLLCDGETVEEEDMEEKSPSEVPAIHQHRTQTQTNQHNSFQKCTPSQARTIASNSTFPGRCCGTNSAEHSGSRTEDFHLSQDETHGVQSAEVNRPVCVRVVEELAPPGKARRWRWTPEHKLQPEIESTEIKKNGEGTAPPSWNLGTTRGRVVSSGGRSTRADDCDIPPFADRRKFFEETSRNLSQSVTNLAGLTGHRQRPEKHGRKKDPTSPEPLESVPDLGRRRFSYQGGINDGTSVNSFDTRRNRVQQERDRERENTLEREWEKEREKEKQMEKEQEQEMRKEQERLQAWEKEQEQERERERARKETERERQRVQQMERDWETSRDRFYAGYDLNNTTVLPPLPHDNLKQPLTAQNLTLRNSRSASFHNKTNPDIQKPCSAFRPVTSQQYQSDHCCLHPGYKARSCTPTEAFPVHELEQTKLRRKFSLTERDYTQCRRDSRPAEVTVGRGFQCQWHNRLCDCNNKDQPIMSSTLTNRAMSENDIRIETKYLHSHGAAATNNSRMSSSIVRELDENVVSVVETKKKKGPPPPRPPPPKWEQFHKRRASHHSLFSSQPASSSQFQTYTPCPSTALEMTRQRSYSLPPSDDAESHQALLNPALNNRAFKPVALPPKERDTTRVQHYEIKSSEDIPTSSNESSQRVSEQSLAQPSDQYIPAVVKPVIYKHRAEWDLTSPHNYTASSNASKSPVLVPTLENGSCTGPVYPESYFTMNYNHHQHLQNQPQQICMPGTTIKTLEPSNQSLPPSEDQSLPYETDIDEFHENEETAVEQQRQAEDRTEIQCFAQPVTVLETDIDTVTDDEAPSSRMRRGQRASIVDSLLEEDCGRAGKELMGELFPHYTGSGAEGWRGGNIVSGDMVERSSRQSPSVPQGSTSTSYRGSNNKAQLLNKMPNFSEMKEEDEELNYKRQLMESLRKKLGVLREAQRGLQEDIRANAQLGEEVESLVLAVCKPNEVDKFRMFIGDLDKVTSLLLSLSGRLLRVESALDCLDPESGHRERLPLLDKKKQLLAQLAEAQELKEHVDRREEAVGRVLGRCLTPEQLRDYSHFVKMKAALLVEQRQLDDKIRLGEEQLRGLKESLGLGYGPY; encoded by the exons ATGTGCAGCTCTCAGTCCTGGGTTTCAGGAGCTGTGAACACTTTGGAAACTGATGAG ataGAAGAAGGAGGGAAGGCAGCTGAGTGTAAGAAGCTGAGGGTGGGAGACGAACTGGTCAACATCAACGGCTCTGCACTCTACGGCTCCCGCCAAGAAGCTCTGATCCTCATCAAAGGCTCCTACAGGGTCCTCAAGATTGTTGTCCGCAG ACGCACTGTGCCGCTGATTCATCCTCACTCCTGGCACCTGGTGAAGTTATCAGAAGCACCCTCCGTGCCTGGTTCAGCAGGCAGTTCAGACGGCCCGCTGGCCATGCAGCTCCACCCCACACCCTTCAGTGTACCGTGGCACTCTGGGGGTGACAG TGAGCTGTCCATGCCGTTGGGCCACCTCTCCCGGCACTACAGCACAGACCGCAGCAGCTCTGTGGGGAGTATGGAGAGTCTGGAAAACCCTCCAAGTCAGGGTTACTACGACAGCCAGCTCTCTCCCATTGACCCTGCCATCTTTAATAATAAACGTGACTCGGCTTATAGCTCTTTCTCTGCAAGCTCAAACACATCTGACTATACGGTATCTCTGCGCCCTGAGGAAAACAGCTCTATGGACAGTCTCCTGCAGGGCTTTGGCCCCTCCTGCAGGTTTACAGAGGGACATCCACATTCTGCGGCTAGTGGCCCAGGAGAACTGCACTGTGAGGAGGGGATTCTCAAGTCTAGGCCTCTGCCTCATAGGCCAGAGGCTAAAGTACGTCCATCATCCTATAGCTATGAAGAAGACAAGTGTGGACCTCCACAACCTCCCATGAGGAAGGATAGTTTTAGGGCTACCAGAGGCCTACCAGAGGTGTTGGATAAACGTTGTGTGTCTGCTCCTGTTGGTGTGTCAAGTTTGACTTGCTGCACTATTGAAGACCCTCCTCACATCCGCAAGGCACTGAATGGGAGTATGTGTCTGAATGGTCCAGACAATGACCAGGACTTGAAGGGAAACAAAGCAGAACCTTATTACACAATAAATTCTCAAAAAGAATTGTTTACAGATAACAAAGTCAGCTCAAAAGAGGgatgccaaaagagcagtcaCTTCCAGCCCCTAGATAGGCATTCACCCAGGCCCAGTCCTCCAACAGCAGAGAGCCTTGATAGTCAACTCAATCATTTAGATAACAATCCCCAGCCTAGGATGCACAGACATAGTGCCCCTGAAAAATTACTTGTCTCTCAGTTACACATGATAGAGCTctccagtgacaatagtgcacATTCCATGTCCCCTCCTAGCCTGTGGTCTAATACTCTGCACCCCAGGGAGGAACTACGTGAAGACAGTCCAGCTGTAGCTCAGGGTAAATGGGGAGGAAGCAGGTGCTCCACACCCGGTTCACTGACTACTTCGGAGCTAGAGGAACACAGGGCAGAGGGAGAACCATTTGATTCAGGCCAAATACTTACTCCTATCCAGCATACTTGGGGAAGATCTGTCAGTGTTCCAGGTGAAACTATAGGAAATGGATTTACTGAGTCTGGACCCTGCATAGAATCTCAGCTTCATGAGAGAGGTTTTGAGACCATTAGTGCTGCCTCCAGCATGGACACTCTACTTGAGAACCAGGAACAAGGAGAAGGCAAGAGTGATGATGGTGAAATTTCAAAGCCTCCTCAGAAGCGCCAGTTTCGTTCATCTAAGTCTCGCCGTCGAAGTGAACGTTTTGCCACAAACCTTCGCAATGAGATCCAGAGGAAGAAGGCTCAGCTACACAAGAGCAAAGGCCCAGGTGGTCTGCTGTGTGATGGCGAGACTGTAGAGGAAGAGGATATGGAAGAAAAATCCCCATCAGAGGTGCCAGCCATCCATCAACACAGGACCCAAACACAGACTAATCAACACAACAGCTTCCAGAAGTGTACTCCATCTCAGGCCAGAACAATTGCCTCAAACTCAACATTTCCAGGCAGATGCTGTGGAACAAATTCTGCAGAGCATTCAGGGAGCAGAACTGAAGATTTCCATCTTTCACAGGATGAAACCCATGGAGTCCAGTCAGCTGAGGTAAACAGAcctgtatgtgtgcgtgtggtcGAAGAGTTGGCACCACCGGGTAAAGCCAGACGTTGGCGCTGGACACCTGAGCACAAACTGCAACCAGAAATAGAATCAACTGAAATAAAGAAGAATGGTGAAGGAACAGCACCGCCTTCTTGGAACCTTGGAACAACAAGGGGAAGAGTGGTTTCTTCAGGTGGGCGCTCTACCCGAGCTGATGATTGTGACATCCCACCTTTTGCAGACCGCAGGAAGTTCTTTGAAGAGACTAGCAGAAACCTGAGCCAGTCTGTGACAAACCTGGCAGGGCTTACAGGCCACCGCCAGAGACCAGAGAAGCATGGGAGAAAGAAAGATCCAACTTCCCCTGAACCCCTTGAATCAGTCCCTGACCTTGGACGTAGGAGGTTCTCTTACCAGGGTGGAATTAATGATGGAACCTCAGTCAATTCATTTGATACTAGAAGAAACAGAGtccagcaagagagagacagagagagagaaaatacactggagagagaatgggagaaggagagggagaaagagaaacagatggaaaaagaacaagaacaagagaTGCGTAAAGAACAGGAGAGGCTACAGGCATGGGAAaaagagcaggagcaggagagggagagagaaagagctagAAAGGAAACCGaaagagagcgacagagagtgcaacagatggagagagactgGGAAACCAGTAGAGATCGCTTTTATGCAGGATATGACCTCAACAATACCACAGTGTTACCACCTTTGCCTCATGATAACCTAAAACAACCACTTACAGCTCAGAATCTAACCCTGCGTAATTCACGCTCTGCCAGTTTTCATAACAAGACCAACCCTGACATCCAAAAGCCATGCTCAGCCTTCCGACCTGTAACTAGCCAGCAGTATCAATCTGACCACTGCTGTCTACACCCTGGATACAAGGCCAGGAGCTGCACTCCAACAGAG GCTTTTCCTGTGCATGAGCTGGAACAAACAAAACTTAGGAGGAAGTTTAGCCTGACTGAAAG GGACTATACTCAGTGTAGACGAGATTCAAGACCAGCAGAGGTTACAGTGGGTCGGGGATTTCAGTGTCAGTGGCACAACAGACTATGTGATTGCAACAACAAGGATCAACCCATCATGTCATCAACACTGACAAACCGAGCCATGTCTGAAAATGACATTCGCATAGAGACCAAGTATCTTCATAGCCATGGTGCAGCTGCTACCAATAATAGCAGAATGTCTTCATCCATCGTCAGGGAACTGGATGAGAACGTTGTATCTGTAGTTgagacaaagaagaaaaaagggcctcctcctcctcggcCACCACCTCCAAAATGGGAGCAGTTCCATAAGAGAAGGGCATCTCACCACAGTCTCTTCTCTTCCCAACCTGCCTCTTCTTCCCAGTTCCAAACATACACACCCTGTCCATCCACTGCCCTGGAAATGACTCGGCAGCGGTCCTACAGCCTTCCTCCAAGCGATGATGCAGAAAGTCACCAAGCTCTGCTAAACCCTGCCTTAAATAACAGAGCTTTCAAACCTGTGGCCCTGCCTCCAAAAGAACGAGACACTACCAGAGTTCAGCACTATGAAATAAAGAGTTCCGAAGACATACCAACATCCTCAAATGAGTCGAGCCAAAG AGTTTCTGAGCAAAGCTTGGCCCAGCCTTCAGATCAGTACATACCAGCTGTGGTGAAACCAGTCATTTATAAGCATAGAGCAGAGTGGGACTTGACTTCTCCTCACAACTACACAGCAAGCAGCAATGCTAGCAAGTCACCAGTCCTGGTCCCTACTTTGGAGAATGGCTCTTGCACTGGACCTGTCTATCCTGAGTCCTACTTCACAATGAACTACAACCACCACCAGCATTTACAGAACCAGCCTCAGCAAATATGCATGCCTGGCACAACCATCAAGACTCTGGAACCTTCCAACCAAAGTCTACCTCCCAGCGAGGATCAATCCTTGCCCTATGAGACAGACATAGATGAGTTCCATGAGAATGAGGAAACAGCAGTGGAGCAGCAAAGGCAAGCAGAAGACAGGACTGAGATTCAATGTTTTGCTCAGCCAGTGACGGTGCTGGAAACTGACATCGACACTGTGACTGACGATGAGGCTCCGTCATCACGGATGAGGAGAGGGCAACGGGCGTCCATCGTGGACTCTTTATTGGAAGAGGATTGTGGCAGAGCTGGAAAGGAGCTTATGGGAGAACTGTTCCCTCACTATACAGGGAGTGGAGCAGAAGGCTGGAGAGGAGGCAATATAGTGAGTGGAGACATGGTAGAGAG GTCTTCTAGACAGAGCCCCTCAGTACCACAGGGCTCAACCTCTACCAGCTACAGAGGATCCAACAACAAAGCTCAACTCCTTAATAAGATGCCAAACTTCTCAGAGAtgaaggaggaggatgaagaacTTAATTACAAG AGGCAGCTGATGGAAAGCTTGCGTAAGAAGCTGGGTGTGTTGCGGGAAGCCCAAAGAGGTTTGCAGGAGGACATCAGAGCCAACGCTCAGCTTGGTGAGGAGGTGGAAAGCCTGGTGCTGGCCGTCTGCAAGCCAAACGAGGTCGACAAGTTCCGTA
- the shroom4 gene encoding protein Shroom4 isoform X1 — protein METVEQLVTFNHIHVELNGGAPWGFTLKGGLEHGEPLIITKIEEGGKAAECKKLRVGDELVNINGSALYGSRQEALILIKGSYRVLKIVVRRRTVPLIHPHSWHLVKLSEAPSVPGSAGSSDGPLAMQLHPTPFSVPWHSGGDSELSMPLGHLSRHYSTDRSSSVGSMESLENPPSQGYYDSQLSPIDPAIFNNKRDSAYSSFSASSNTSDYTVSLRPEENSSMDSLLQGFGPSCRFTEGHPHSAASGPGELHCEEGILKSRPLPHRPEAKVRPSSYSYEEDKCGPPQPPMRKDSFRATRGLPEVLDKRCVSAPVGVSSLTCCTIEDPPHIRKALNGSMCLNGPDNDQDLKGNKAEPYYTINSQKELFTDNKVSSKEGCQKSSHFQPLDRHSPRPSPPTAESLDSQLNHLDNNPQPRMHRHSAPEKLLVSQLHMIELSSDNSAHSMSPPSLWSNTLHPREELREDSPAVAQGKWGGSRCSTPGSLTTSELEEHRAEGEPFDSGQILTPIQHTWGRSVSVPGETIGNGFTESGPCIESQLHERGFETISAASSMDTLLENQEQGEGKSDDGEISKPPQKRQFRSSKSRRRSERFATNLRNEIQRKKAQLHKSKGPGGLLCDGETVEEEDMEEKSPSEVPAIHQHRTQTQTNQHNSFQKCTPSQARTIASNSTFPGRCCGTNSAEHSGSRTEDFHLSQDETHGVQSAEVNRPVCVRVVEELAPPGKARRWRWTPEHKLQPEIESTEIKKNGEGTAPPSWNLGTTRGRVVSSGGRSTRADDCDIPPFADRRKFFEETSRNLSQSVTNLAGLTGHRQRPEKHGRKKDPTSPEPLESVPDLGRRRFSYQGGINDGTSVNSFDTRRNRVQQERDRERENTLEREWEKEREKEKQMEKEQEQEMRKEQERLQAWEKEQEQERERERARKETERERQRVQQMERDWETSRDRFYAGYDLNNTTVLPPLPHDNLKQPLTAQNLTLRNSRSASFHNKTNPDIQKPCSAFRPVTSQQYQSDHCCLHPGYKARSCTPTEAFPVHELEQTKLRRKFSLTERDYTQCRRDSRPAEVTVGRGFQCQWHNRLCDCNNKDQPIMSSTLTNRAMSENDIRIETKYLHSHGAAATNNSRMSSSIVRELDENVVSVVETKKKKGPPPPRPPPPKWEQFHKRRASHHSLFSSQPASSSQFQTYTPCPSTALEMTRQRSYSLPPSDDAESHQALLNPALNNRAFKPVALPPKERDTTRVQHYEIKSSEDIPTSSNESSQRVSEQSLAQPSDQYIPAVVKPVIYKHRAEWDLTSPHNYTASSNASKSPVLVPTLENGSCTGPVYPESYFTMNYNHHQHLQNQPQQICMPGTTIKTLEPSNQSLPPSEDQSLPYETDIDEFHENEETAVEQQRQAEDRTEIQCFAQPVTVLETDIDTVTDDEAPSSRMRRGQRASIVDSLLEEDCGRAGKELMGELFPHYTGSGAEGWRGGNIVSGDMVERSSRQSPSVPQGSTSTSYRGSNNKAQLLNKMPNFSEMKEEDEELNYKRQLMESLRKKLGVLREAQRGLQEDIRANAQLGEEVESLVLAVCKPNEVDKFRMFIGDLDKVTSLLLSLSGRLLRVESALDCLDPESGHRERLPLLDKKKQLLAQLAEAQELKEHVDRREEAVGRVLGRCLTPEQLRDYSHFVKMKAALLVEQRQLDDKIRLGEEQLRGLKESLGLGYGPY, from the exons ATGGAGACTGTGGAACAGCTCGTGACCTTTAATCACATCCACGTCGAGCTCAACGGAGGTGCTCCGTGGGGCTTCACGCTGAAAGGAGGACTGGAGCACGGAGAGCCGCTCATCATAACAAAA ataGAAGAAGGAGGGAAGGCAGCTGAGTGTAAGAAGCTGAGGGTGGGAGACGAACTGGTCAACATCAACGGCTCTGCACTCTACGGCTCCCGCCAAGAAGCTCTGATCCTCATCAAAGGCTCCTACAGGGTCCTCAAGATTGTTGTCCGCAG ACGCACTGTGCCGCTGATTCATCCTCACTCCTGGCACCTGGTGAAGTTATCAGAAGCACCCTCCGTGCCTGGTTCAGCAGGCAGTTCAGACGGCCCGCTGGCCATGCAGCTCCACCCCACACCCTTCAGTGTACCGTGGCACTCTGGGGGTGACAG TGAGCTGTCCATGCCGTTGGGCCACCTCTCCCGGCACTACAGCACAGACCGCAGCAGCTCTGTGGGGAGTATGGAGAGTCTGGAAAACCCTCCAAGTCAGGGTTACTACGACAGCCAGCTCTCTCCCATTGACCCTGCCATCTTTAATAATAAACGTGACTCGGCTTATAGCTCTTTCTCTGCAAGCTCAAACACATCTGACTATACGGTATCTCTGCGCCCTGAGGAAAACAGCTCTATGGACAGTCTCCTGCAGGGCTTTGGCCCCTCCTGCAGGTTTACAGAGGGACATCCACATTCTGCGGCTAGTGGCCCAGGAGAACTGCACTGTGAGGAGGGGATTCTCAAGTCTAGGCCTCTGCCTCATAGGCCAGAGGCTAAAGTACGTCCATCATCCTATAGCTATGAAGAAGACAAGTGTGGACCTCCACAACCTCCCATGAGGAAGGATAGTTTTAGGGCTACCAGAGGCCTACCAGAGGTGTTGGATAAACGTTGTGTGTCTGCTCCTGTTGGTGTGTCAAGTTTGACTTGCTGCACTATTGAAGACCCTCCTCACATCCGCAAGGCACTGAATGGGAGTATGTGTCTGAATGGTCCAGACAATGACCAGGACTTGAAGGGAAACAAAGCAGAACCTTATTACACAATAAATTCTCAAAAAGAATTGTTTACAGATAACAAAGTCAGCTCAAAAGAGGgatgccaaaagagcagtcaCTTCCAGCCCCTAGATAGGCATTCACCCAGGCCCAGTCCTCCAACAGCAGAGAGCCTTGATAGTCAACTCAATCATTTAGATAACAATCCCCAGCCTAGGATGCACAGACATAGTGCCCCTGAAAAATTACTTGTCTCTCAGTTACACATGATAGAGCTctccagtgacaatagtgcacATTCCATGTCCCCTCCTAGCCTGTGGTCTAATACTCTGCACCCCAGGGAGGAACTACGTGAAGACAGTCCAGCTGTAGCTCAGGGTAAATGGGGAGGAAGCAGGTGCTCCACACCCGGTTCACTGACTACTTCGGAGCTAGAGGAACACAGGGCAGAGGGAGAACCATTTGATTCAGGCCAAATACTTACTCCTATCCAGCATACTTGGGGAAGATCTGTCAGTGTTCCAGGTGAAACTATAGGAAATGGATTTACTGAGTCTGGACCCTGCATAGAATCTCAGCTTCATGAGAGAGGTTTTGAGACCATTAGTGCTGCCTCCAGCATGGACACTCTACTTGAGAACCAGGAACAAGGAGAAGGCAAGAGTGATGATGGTGAAATTTCAAAGCCTCCTCAGAAGCGCCAGTTTCGTTCATCTAAGTCTCGCCGTCGAAGTGAACGTTTTGCCACAAACCTTCGCAATGAGATCCAGAGGAAGAAGGCTCAGCTACACAAGAGCAAAGGCCCAGGTGGTCTGCTGTGTGATGGCGAGACTGTAGAGGAAGAGGATATGGAAGAAAAATCCCCATCAGAGGTGCCAGCCATCCATCAACACAGGACCCAAACACAGACTAATCAACACAACAGCTTCCAGAAGTGTACTCCATCTCAGGCCAGAACAATTGCCTCAAACTCAACATTTCCAGGCAGATGCTGTGGAACAAATTCTGCAGAGCATTCAGGGAGCAGAACTGAAGATTTCCATCTTTCACAGGATGAAACCCATGGAGTCCAGTCAGCTGAGGTAAACAGAcctgtatgtgtgcgtgtggtcGAAGAGTTGGCACCACCGGGTAAAGCCAGACGTTGGCGCTGGACACCTGAGCACAAACTGCAACCAGAAATAGAATCAACTGAAATAAAGAAGAATGGTGAAGGAACAGCACCGCCTTCTTGGAACCTTGGAACAACAAGGGGAAGAGTGGTTTCTTCAGGTGGGCGCTCTACCCGAGCTGATGATTGTGACATCCCACCTTTTGCAGACCGCAGGAAGTTCTTTGAAGAGACTAGCAGAAACCTGAGCCAGTCTGTGACAAACCTGGCAGGGCTTACAGGCCACCGCCAGAGACCAGAGAAGCATGGGAGAAAGAAAGATCCAACTTCCCCTGAACCCCTTGAATCAGTCCCTGACCTTGGACGTAGGAGGTTCTCTTACCAGGGTGGAATTAATGATGGAACCTCAGTCAATTCATTTGATACTAGAAGAAACAGAGtccagcaagagagagacagagagagagaaaatacactggagagagaatgggagaaggagagggagaaagagaaacagatggaaaaagaacaagaacaagagaTGCGTAAAGAACAGGAGAGGCTACAGGCATGGGAAaaagagcaggagcaggagagggagagagaaagagctagAAAGGAAACCGaaagagagcgacagagagtgcaacagatggagagagactgGGAAACCAGTAGAGATCGCTTTTATGCAGGATATGACCTCAACAATACCACAGTGTTACCACCTTTGCCTCATGATAACCTAAAACAACCACTTACAGCTCAGAATCTAACCCTGCGTAATTCACGCTCTGCCAGTTTTCATAACAAGACCAACCCTGACATCCAAAAGCCATGCTCAGCCTTCCGACCTGTAACTAGCCAGCAGTATCAATCTGACCACTGCTGTCTACACCCTGGATACAAGGCCAGGAGCTGCACTCCAACAGAG GCTTTTCCTGTGCATGAGCTGGAACAAACAAAACTTAGGAGGAAGTTTAGCCTGACTGAAAG GGACTATACTCAGTGTAGACGAGATTCAAGACCAGCAGAGGTTACAGTGGGTCGGGGATTTCAGTGTCAGTGGCACAACAGACTATGTGATTGCAACAACAAGGATCAACCCATCATGTCATCAACACTGACAAACCGAGCCATGTCTGAAAATGACATTCGCATAGAGACCAAGTATCTTCATAGCCATGGTGCAGCTGCTACCAATAATAGCAGAATGTCTTCATCCATCGTCAGGGAACTGGATGAGAACGTTGTATCTGTAGTTgagacaaagaagaaaaaagggcctcctcctcctcggcCACCACCTCCAAAATGGGAGCAGTTCCATAAGAGAAGGGCATCTCACCACAGTCTCTTCTCTTCCCAACCTGCCTCTTCTTCCCAGTTCCAAACATACACACCCTGTCCATCCACTGCCCTGGAAATGACTCGGCAGCGGTCCTACAGCCTTCCTCCAAGCGATGATGCAGAAAGTCACCAAGCTCTGCTAAACCCTGCCTTAAATAACAGAGCTTTCAAACCTGTGGCCCTGCCTCCAAAAGAACGAGACACTACCAGAGTTCAGCACTATGAAATAAAGAGTTCCGAAGACATACCAACATCCTCAAATGAGTCGAGCCAAAG AGTTTCTGAGCAAAGCTTGGCCCAGCCTTCAGATCAGTACATACCAGCTGTGGTGAAACCAGTCATTTATAAGCATAGAGCAGAGTGGGACTTGACTTCTCCTCACAACTACACAGCAAGCAGCAATGCTAGCAAGTCACCAGTCCTGGTCCCTACTTTGGAGAATGGCTCTTGCACTGGACCTGTCTATCCTGAGTCCTACTTCACAATGAACTACAACCACCACCAGCATTTACAGAACCAGCCTCAGCAAATATGCATGCCTGGCACAACCATCAAGACTCTGGAACCTTCCAACCAAAGTCTACCTCCCAGCGAGGATCAATCCTTGCCCTATGAGACAGACATAGATGAGTTCCATGAGAATGAGGAAACAGCAGTGGAGCAGCAAAGGCAAGCAGAAGACAGGACTGAGATTCAATGTTTTGCTCAGCCAGTGACGGTGCTGGAAACTGACATCGACACTGTGACTGACGATGAGGCTCCGTCATCACGGATGAGGAGAGGGCAACGGGCGTCCATCGTGGACTCTTTATTGGAAGAGGATTGTGGCAGAGCTGGAAAGGAGCTTATGGGAGAACTGTTCCCTCACTATACAGGGAGTGGAGCAGAAGGCTGGAGAGGAGGCAATATAGTGAGTGGAGACATGGTAGAGAG GTCTTCTAGACAGAGCCCCTCAGTACCACAGGGCTCAACCTCTACCAGCTACAGAGGATCCAACAACAAAGCTCAACTCCTTAATAAGATGCCAAACTTCTCAGAGAtgaaggaggaggatgaagaacTTAATTACAAG AGGCAGCTGATGGAAAGCTTGCGTAAGAAGCTGGGTGTGTTGCGGGAAGCCCAAAGAGGTTTGCAGGAGGACATCAGAGCCAACGCTCAGCTTGGTGAGGAGGTGGAAAGCCTGGTGCTGGCCGTCTGCAAGCCAAACGAGGTCGACAAGTTCCGTA